A stretch of Lathyrus oleraceus cultivar Zhongwan6 chromosome 6, CAAS_Psat_ZW6_1.0, whole genome shotgun sequence DNA encodes these proteins:
- the LOC127095062 gene encoding NAD(P)H-quinone oxidoreductase chain 4, chloroplastic: MENYKWIHFFDFDWRLGINGLSIGPILLTGFITTLATLAAQPVTREYQLFYFLMLAMYSGQIGQFSSQDILLFFIMWELELIPVYLLLSIWGGKKRFYSATKFILYTAGASVFLLMGILGIGLYGSNKPTFNFETLINRSYPVALEIIFYTAFLISFAVKSPIIPLHTWLPDTHGEAHYITCMLLAGILLKLGAYGLVRINMELVSHAHSIFCPWLMILGSIQIIYAASTSFGQRNLKKRIAYSSVSHMGFLIIGIGSISDTGLNGAILQIISHEFIGAALFFLAGTSYDRVHLLYLDEMGGMAIPMPKIFTIFTILSMASLALPGMSDFVAELIVFFGIITFGNTSFHSGHKFINKFFKMDTNLSSATGFLVSEDPFGSNDMETLWKQDPKRHFW; the protein is encoded by the exons ATGGAGAATTATAAATGGATCCATTTTTTTGATTTTGACTGGAGATTAGGAATAAATGGACTCTCTATAGGACCCATTTTACTAACAGGATTTATAACTACTTTAGCCACTTTAGCGGCTCAGCCGGTTACTCGAGAATACCAATTATTCTATTTTCTGATGTTAGCAATGTATAGCGGTCAAATAGGACAATTTTCTTCTCAAGACATTTTACTTTTTTTCATCATGTGGGAATTGGAATTAATCCCCGTTTATCTACTTTTATCCATCTGGGGGGGAAAGAAACGTTTCTACTCTGCTACTAAGTTTATTTTGTACACTGCAGGAGCTTCTGTTTTTTTATTAATGGGAATTCTGGGTATCGGTTTATATGGCTCTAATAAACCAACATTTAATTTTGAAACATTAATTAATCGATCGTATCCCGTGGCACTAGAAATAATATTCTATACGGCATTTCTTATTTCTTTTGCTGTCAAATCGCCAATTATACCCTTACATACATGGTTACCAGATACCCACGGAGAGGCACATTACATCACTTGTATGCTTTTAGCCGGCATACTATTAAAACTGGGAGCATATGGGTTGGTTCGAATTAATATGGAATTGGTTTCCCACGCTCATTCCATATTTTGCCCCTGGTTAATGATATTAGGTTCTATTCAAATAATCTATGCTGCTTCAACATCTTTTGGTCAACGTAATCTAAAAAAAAGAATAGCTTATTCTTCGGTATCTCATATGGGTTTTCTAATTATAGGAATTGGTTCCATAAGTGATACTGGTCTCAACGGGGCCATTTTACAAATCATATCTCATGAATTTATTGGCGCTGCACTTTTTTTCTTGGCAGGAACTAGTTATGATAGAGTGCATCTTCTTTATCTTGACGAAATGGGCGGAATGGCTATCCCAATGCCAAAAATATTCACAATTTTTACTATCTTATCAATGGCTTCTCTTGCATTGCCTGGCATGAGCGATTTTGTTGCAGAATTGATAGTTTTTTTTGGAATAATTACATTTGGAAatacatcttttcattctggacataaattcataaataagtttttcaaaATGGACACGAATTTATCTTCAGCAAcgggtttt cttgtttctgaaGACCCATTTGGTTCTAATGACATGGAAACTCTTTGGAAACAAgatcccaaacgtcatttctgGTGA